The Atribacterota bacterium genomic interval ACTAAAAAGCCACTTTTTTATTTTAATGCAGTTATTTACTTTAGACAAGGGAAGGACTAAAATATTATACTCAATTATTGCAGAAAAGATAGAATGTAGGAGAATAATCTATTTTTCTCTGTAATTGATGATCTGAGTAATATGATCAGGATAAACCAAAGATTAATTTCAACTGATCTAAATAGCATGAGTCAAAATAAATAGTATAATAATAAAAAAGGAGGACTGAAATGTTATCATTGATAAAAGAAAGAAGAAGTATTCGCATCTTCCAAGATAGAGAAATAGAGCCGGAAAAAATTAACCAGATTATTCAAGCGGCTCTTTTATCTCCATCATCAAAGAATAACCATCCCTGGAAGTTTATTGTTATTGATGATAAGGCAATCCTTTCCAGATTATCCCAAGCAAAAGAACAGGGATCCAAATTTTTAGCAAAATCATCTCTCGTCATAGCGATACTGGCTGATCCTAAACAATCTGATGTCTGGGTAGAAGATGCTTCCATTGCTGCAACCTTAATTATACTCACAGCCCAGCACTTAGGTTTGGGTAGTTGCTGGGTACAACTTAGAAAAAGACATACTTCCACCGGTCAGGATTCAGAAGAATATGTAAAAGGCTTATTAAAAATCCCGGATAATTTGCGTGTTTTATGTCTGGTTGCAATAGGTTATACCGGTGAAATTAAATCAGAAAAGAACATTCCTAAACAAAAATTGGATGATATTTTTCTAAACTATTATGAAAAGAAATATAGTTCTGTGGAACAATAGGTAGAGAGATAGAAAAGGTATTATTATGAAAGAAGAATTTGGACTGGTTTTAGAGGGTGGAGGTGCCAAGGGTGCTTATGAAATAGGTGTCTGCAAGGCACTTACAGAGATGGATGTTAAGATAACCGGAGTTAGCGGCACCTCTGTGGGAGCCTTAAACGGTGCCATGGTGGCTCAGCATGAAATTGATAAAGCTTACCAGCTTTGGCATGATGTTCATCCCTTGCAGGTTATGAATATTGATGCAGAGAGATTACAAAAATTAGTTCATTTAGAAATAAAACCGGATGATATTAAATACTATTTAAAGATGTTGGGGGAAATTATTGCTGAAGGTGGGATTGATGTTACTCCTTTACAGAAGTTAATTAAAAAACATGTTAATGAGGAAAAGCTGCGTAAATCTGATATAATTTTTGGCATGGTTACGGTATCCTTTACCGATCGCAGGGCACTGGAATTATTTGTAGAGGACATTCCCGAAGGTCAGATTGCCGATTATCTTTTTGCCAGTGCCAATTTTCCGCTTTTTCGTTCGGCTAAAATTGGTGATAAGATCTATTTGGATGGTGGAATCTACGATAATCTACCCATTCGTATGCTGGTTAAAAAGGGTTATAAATCCTTAATTACGGTCCAGGTTGGTGGAATGGGGAGAAAGAGGAAAATAAAATTAGATAATTTCCATGTTATCAATATTGAAGCTAAAGAAAACTTGGGAGGACCATTAAATTTTAATGCTGAAAAAGCAAGGCAAAATTTAAAATTAGGTTATTTTGATGCGTATCGAGTTATGAAAAATTTAGCAGGCCAGTATTATTATATTAATTTAGAACATCAAGAAGATTATTTTGTTGACTATTACAGTCATCTTAGCTCTGAGCTGGTAGTAAAAGTAGCTAGAACCCTTGGTTTGAAGGAAAATATTCCCTATCGCAGACTCCTCTTTGAAAAAGTATTACCCAGATTAGTAGAAATATTGAAATTACCAGAAGATAGTAGTTATCAGGATATTGCTCTGGCACTGGCCGAAAAGATTGCCCTGGAAGTTGGATTAGATAGGTTTCGTATCTATTCTTTTTCAGATTTAATTGATTGCCTTACTAAGAAATATAATAAGAGAAAAAAAATTGATGAACAAAAAGAACACAGTTTGATTTCTCATTTTGGATTTCTTTCCTTGTTTAGCGGAGATAATATTTTGAAAAAATTAGTACAGAATCTGCTAAGTGAAGAGATAATTAGTTCCTGGAAAGAAATCCAGAGTAAAAAAGAAGATTAAAAGTTACCGGTGTAGAGAATATATGAAGAAAAATTAGCAATGTGGTGCAGAAAAAATTAGAAGATTTTTATCAAAAAGTTCTCCTGGTGGATGTAAGTTCCGGATTTTATAGGATTGATCATTTTAAGGTAGAGGAATATTTTGGCCCACCTGATTTAGGTTTATTTTTAGCCGGTAAATATAATAGTTTAAACATTGGTACTGGCTTACTAGCAGGTTCATACCTGGTTCCAATAGACTCTTTTTCAGTGGATTTTCTCCTTGCTGGAGTGGGTTTTATATTTCTTCTATGGGAGGCGCTGGTTTAATTTTTGATAATCTTGGCCTTAATATGCTGTCCATTGTGGGTCGGTCGAATACCACTTCAGTTTTATATCTGAACCGTATTCATGGTGAGGAAATTAAGGTAGAGCTATTTCCAGTAGACATACACAATATCTGGCTGCAAGAAGAAGGTGGAGTTTATGCCCTGATGAATTATGTGTTTGAAAGGTATGGCCAGTTATTTGACCACGAACCTCGTATCCTGACTACCGGGCCTGCCTCAGCGATAACAGATTTTGGAGCAATATGCTCGGTTCCTATTCAAAATGGGAAATTAACTGCTGTGGATACCTGGGCTGGGAGAGGCGATTTTGGCAGCAAGATACTAAAACAGCATAATATTGCAGTGGTAATTTATGGTGGCACATTTATAGATGAAGATTTTAGAGATAGGAAGGTAGCGGATCAATGGTTTGAAAGTAAGTATCAAGAAAAGATGGCAGCAAAAGATATTGAGTCAACTGCCAAGTATTGTTTTGAGAAAAATTTTGGTACCGGAGGTACTTTTGGGGTTAATTATGCCACCGTCAAGGGAAGTATGCTAGCTTTAAATTATCGTAGCATCTATATGAGTGAAGAGGAACGACTGAGCATCTATTCAGAAATATATAGTAAACAATTTATCTCAGGCAATTTAATGAAGAGATTATTCTGAAAAAGTCCCA includes:
- a CDS encoding nitroreductase family protein codes for the protein MLSLIKERRSIRIFQDREIEPEKINQIIQAALLSPSSKNNHPWKFIVIDDKAILSRLSQAKEQGSKFLAKSSLVIAILADPKQSDVWVEDASIAATLIILTAQHLGLGSCWVQLRKRHTSTGQDSEEYVKGLLKIPDNLRVLCLVAIGYTGEIKSEKNIPKQKLDDIFLNYYEKKYSSVEQ
- a CDS encoding patatin-like phospholipase family protein, with product MKEEFGLVLEGGGAKGAYEIGVCKALTEMDVKITGVSGTSVGALNGAMVAQHEIDKAYQLWHDVHPLQVMNIDAERLQKLVHLEIKPDDIKYYLKMLGEIIAEGGIDVTPLQKLIKKHVNEEKLRKSDIIFGMVTVSFTDRRALELFVEDIPEGQIADYLFASANFPLFRSAKIGDKIYLDGGIYDNLPIRMLVKKGYKSLITVQVGGMGRKRKIKLDNFHVINIEAKENLGGPLNFNAEKARQNLKLGYFDAYRVMKNLAGQYYYINLEHQEDYFVDYYSHLSSELVVKVARTLGLKENIPYRRLLFEKVLPRLVEILKLPEDSSYQDIALALAEKIALEVGLDRFRIYSFSDLIDCLTKKYNKRKKIDEQKEHSLISHFGFLSLFSGDNILKKLVQNLLSEEIISSWKEIQSKKED
- a CDS encoding aldehyde ferredoxin oxidoreductase N-terminal domain-containing protein, which codes for MPGSNRLFFSGFSPCWSGFYISSMGGAGLIFDNLGLNMLSIVGRSNTTSVLYLNRIHGEEIKVELFPVDIHNIWLQEEGGVYALMNYVFERYGQLFDHEPRILTTGPASAITDFGAICSVPIQNGKLTAVDTWAGRGDFGSKILKQHNIAVVIYGGTFIDEDFRDRKVADQWFESKYQEKMAAKDIESTAKYCFEKNFGTGGTFGVNYATVKGSMLALNYRSIYMSEEERLSIYSEIYSKQFISGNLMKRLF